In Arcobacter ellisii, a genomic segment contains:
- a CDS encoding tyrosine-type recombinase/integrase: protein MSVNQLIPTLNTNKYGVYYLRFRVSKRLRRFFDKEYITKTLSTKEYKKAKVKAMVYRSRYLELLEVSDWIDDDTLKLKVDDYTKNILKLVIPDKLETQTKQDLGLNIKEAFALYDKWYKKQNISEHQYKLVIKRLGTAINYFGESKLVRELTTDDIEEYIDFLTTYPNPLKSPYKSMSFKEILQLTNVPSKDFISSSTVIKYIKAFRQLENFLVDDGKIDRKISKRAKLPTPSTVSVNPFNEDDLKILHKEFDMLGDLGLIYYTFAYTGMRTSEFWKCRIGCKDKIYYFDLSYKGVELKTASSRRLIPIHSKLIDKGILNSLKHLQSNYKQSTVSNTFNNKVINSIKDKKNKVMYGFRHTVATNLKRADVDIDKISEILGHCYENTSMTKTVYTNGYTLKQLKEAIECLM, encoded by the coding sequence ATGAGTGTAAATCAACTAATTCCTACATTAAATACTAATAAATATGGTGTCTACTATCTTAGATTTAGAGTATCTAAAAGACTAAGAAGATTTTTTGACAAAGAGTACATTACTAAAACACTGTCTACAAAAGAATATAAAAAAGCTAAAGTTAAAGCTATGGTCTATAGAAGCAGATACTTAGAGTTACTTGAAGTTTCAGACTGGATTGATGATGATACATTAAAGTTAAAAGTTGATGACTACACAAAGAATATTCTTAAACTTGTTATTCCTGATAAATTAGAAACACAGACTAAACAAGACTTAGGGCTTAATATTAAAGAAGCTTTTGCATTGTATGATAAATGGTACAAGAAGCAAAATATTTCAGAACACCAATATAAACTTGTAATAAAAAGACTAGGAACAGCTATAAACTACTTTGGAGAGTCTAAGCTTGTAAGAGAACTTACTACAGATGATATTGAAGAGTATATTGATTTTCTTACTACTTATCCAAATCCACTTAAAAGCCCTTACAAGTCTATGAGTTTCAAAGAAATATTACAGCTAACAAATGTTCCTTCTAAAGACTTTATCTCATCTAGTACAGTAATTAAGTATATCAAAGCATTTAGACAACTAGAGAACTTTCTTGTAGATGATGGTAAGATAGATAGAAAAATAAGTAAGAGAGCAAAACTACCAACACCTTCTACAGTTAGTGTTAATCCATTTAATGAAGATGACTTAAAGATTCTTCATAAGGAGTTTGATATGTTAGGTGATTTAGGTCTTATTTACTATACATTTGCCTATACTGGAATGAGAACTTCTGAGTTTTGGAAATGTAGAATAGGGTGTAAAGATAAGATATACTATTTTGATTTGTCATATAAAGGCGTAGAGCTTAAAACAGCTTCAAGTAGACGTTTGATACCTATTCACTCTAAACTTATCGATAAAGGCATTCTAAATAGCTTAAAACACCTACAATCAAACTATAAACAATCTACTGTGAGTAATACTTTCAATAACAAGGTTATAAACTCAATTAAAGATAAAAAGAACAAAGTAATGTATGGTTTTAGACATACTGTTGCAACTAATCTAAAAAGAGCTGATGTTGATATTGACAAAATCTCAGAAATATTAGGTCATTGTTATGAAAATACTTCAATGACAAAAACAGTTTATACTAATGGTTACACACTTAAGCAACTAAAAGAAGCCATAGAATGCTTGATGTAA
- the hpf gene encoding ribosome hibernation-promoting factor, HPF/YfiA family yields the protein MNTSIVGRHIELTDAIKDYINSSVEVFKKYNLDIISVNSIISQDEKHGKKAFSFEFTLNIAHLDTIVVKQKDKDLYAAIDIAVDRVSKVLRRHHDKIAAHKATKLSEVEANEIQDKIALELEKFEEEITPVRLTSYKPMDIEEALEDLKASDALFKVFIDKDDNMRVLYKSSVAGKFGLY from the coding sequence ATGAATACAAGTATTGTAGGAAGACACATAGAATTAACAGATGCGATCAAAGATTACATTAATAGCTCAGTAGAAGTGTTTAAAAAATATAATTTAGATATTATTTCTGTAAACTCAATAATTTCACAAGATGAAAAACATGGTAAAAAAGCTTTCTCTTTTGAATTCACTTTAAATATTGCTCATTTAGATACAATTGTTGTAAAACAAAAAGATAAAGATTTATACGCTGCAATTGATATTGCAGTTGATAGAGTATCTAAAGTTTTAAGAAGACATCATGATAAAATTGCAGCTCACAAAGCTACTAAATTATCAGAAGTTGAAGCTAATGAAATTCAAGATAAAATTGCATTAGAATTAGAGAAATTTGAAGAAGAAATTACTCCTGTAAGATTAACATCTTATAAACCAATGGATATTGAAGAAGCACTAGAAGATTTAAAAGCTTCAGATGCTTTATTTAAAGTATTTATTGATAAAGATGACAATATGAGAGTTTTATATAAAAGTTCAGTTGCAGGTAAATTTGGATTATATTAA
- a CDS encoding restriction endonuclease subunit S: protein MSKNMNVPKLRFKEFSGDWEKIKIQNLIDNKSIISHLDGNHGALYPKSDEFTKNGIPYVTANDFINGKVNLKKCKCLPIERASKFKKGIAKNGDVLFAHNATVGPVALLETDFDYVVLSTTATYYRCDNQRLLNNYLKVYFNTNDFIEQYSRVMSQSTRNQVPITTQRLFYVQLPSKQEQEKIASFLTSVDTKIEQLTRKEELLQQYKKGVMQKIFSQEIRFKADDGSEFPEWKWKYGNEIFQTITNKNHSSELPILAITQEYGAIPRDMIDYQISVTDKSVATYKVVEIGDFIISLRSFQGGIEYSNYKGICSPAYIILRPHIEVEDRLYKLYMKTDNYIKELNKNIEGIRDGKMISFKQFSEIKLPYPSIEEQTKIANFLSSIDSKIEQVQKQLDSTKEFKKALLQQMFV from the coding sequence ATGAGTAAAAATATGAATGTACCTAAGTTGAGATTTAAAGAGTTTAGTGGAGATTGGGAAAAAATAAAAATACAAAATCTTATTGATAATAAATCTATTATAAGTCACTTAGATGGTAATCACGGAGCTTTATATCCAAAAAGTGATGAGTTCACAAAAAATGGTATTCCATATGTTACAGCAAATGATTTTATAAATGGTAAAGTTAATTTAAAAAAATGTAAGTGTTTACCTATTGAAAGAGCTTCAAAGTTTAAAAAAGGCATTGCCAAGAATGGAGATGTTTTATTCGCACATAATGCAACAGTAGGTCCTGTGGCATTACTTGAAACAGATTTTGACTATGTTGTATTAAGTACAACAGCCACATATTATAGATGTGATAATCAAAGATTGTTAAATAATTATCTTAAAGTATATTTTAATACTAATGATTTTATAGAACAATATTCGAGAGTTATGTCTCAATCAACAAGAAATCAAGTACCTATAACTACTCAACGGTTATTTTATGTTCAGCTACCCTCAAAACAGGAACAAGAAAAGATAGCTTCATTTCTAACTTCAGTTGATACAAAAATAGAACAGCTGACACGTAAAGAAGAACTTTTACAACAATATAAAAAAGGTGTAATGCAAAAAATCTTTTCACAAGAGATTAGATTTAAAGCTGATGATGGTAGTGAGTTTCCTGAATGGAAATGGAAATATGGGAATGAAATATTTCAAACAATTACAAATAAAAATCACAGTTCAGAGTTACCTATTTTGGCTATTACACAAGAATATGGTGCTATACCTAGAGATATGATTGATTATCAAATTAGTGTTACTGACAAAAGTGTTGCAACATATAAAGTTGTAGAAATAGGTGATTTTATAATTAGCCTTAGGTCATTTCAAGGAGGAATTGAATATTCCAATTATAAAGGTATTTGCAGTCCAGCTTACATCATCTTAAGACCTCACATTGAAGTTGAAGATAGGCTTTATAAATTATATATGAAAACAGATAATTATATTAAAGAACTTAATAAAAACATTGAAGGTATAAGAGATGGTAAAATGATTAGTTTTAAACAGTTTTCTGAAATCAAACTTCCTTATCCATCTATTGAGGAACAAACAAAAATAGCCAACTTCCTATCTTCAATAGATTCAAAAATAGAGCAAGTTCAAAAACAACTAGACTCTACAAAAGAGTTCAAAAAAGCACTACTACAACAGATGTTTGTATAA
- a CDS encoding type I restriction endonuclease subunit R has translation MSKQSEAVLEENLVKQLASQGYEKVTIKDEEQLKANLKSQLEKHNKTTLSNTEFAKILNHLNKGNVFEKAKILRDKYALLRDDNTTITYIEFLDSEHWCQNLFQVTQQVTIDGAYKNRYDVTILINGLPLVQIELKRRGLELKEAFNQINRYQKHSYGFNSALFHYVQIFVISNGVNTKYYSNNKKQTFKQTFFWADKNNKNITNLEEFTTIFLEKCHISKMICKYIVLAEVPKILMILRPYQYYAVEAIVDRVKNTNKNGYIWHTTGSGKTLTSFKASQILVKLPEVDKVVFVVDRKDLDYQTSKEFNSFSDGSVDGTDNTKVLVNQFLGVHRDKKGVTKDSDLIITTIQKLNTAISKPHYLKDMEALKDKKIVFIFDECHRSQFGETHKNITNFFTNAQLIGFTGTPIFPENAVGNKFGKRTTAELFNEILHRYVITDAISDDNVLKFSVEYIGRYKRKDNDEVFKDFEVEGIDTKELMEDDKRLEQIVDYIITNHDRKTHSKEFTAMMCVSSVEVLCKYYELFKKKKHNLKIATIFSYSANEEDKGADGIYDLEESDGAHIDESHINKHSRDKLEEYISDYNKTFDTKFTTKDSQSFYNYYNDISKRVKEAQIDILLVVNMFLTGFDSPRLNTLYVDKNLKYHGLIQAYSRTNRILGEKKSQGNIVCFRNLKKYTDDAIALFSNKEAKDIILMKPYDTYVKKFNEAFVELIKIAPSVNSVDEIIDEEKQLDFIKAFRELIRLKNILEGFSEFKWSDLSMTEQQFEDYKSKYLDLYEKIKAQKGGLGDGKTSILNDVDFELELIHRDEINVSYILKLLAKYKESSKEHKAKQRENIINTINSNPQLRSKKELIEKFIDTTLEGINPEEIEEEFDKFVEEERTVAFEVLCAQEKLHTDKLKDVIDTYLYDGRKPLNDDVAGTLQVKPKLLERKTIIPRVLDKIVDFVEKFYDR, from the coding sequence ATGAGTAAACAAAGTGAAGCAGTATTAGAAGAAAACTTAGTAAAACAGTTAGCTTCTCAAGGTTATGAAAAAGTAACTATCAAAGATGAAGAACAACTAAAAGCAAATCTAAAATCACAACTAGAAAAGCATAATAAAACAACTCTAAGCAATACCGAGTTTGCAAAAATACTAAACCATTTAAACAAAGGAAATGTCTTTGAAAAGGCTAAGATTCTTAGAGATAAATATGCACTTCTAAGAGATGATAATACAACTATCACTTACATTGAGTTTTTGGATAGTGAACATTGGTGTCAAAACCTTTTTCAAGTAACTCAACAAGTAACAATAGATGGAGCATATAAAAACAGATATGATGTAACTATTTTGATAAATGGTCTGCCTCTTGTTCAAATAGAACTAAAAAGAAGAGGATTAGAACTAAAAGAGGCCTTTAATCAAATTAATCGTTATCAAAAACACTCTTATGGCTTTAATAGTGCTTTATTTCACTATGTTCAAATCTTTGTTATCTCAAATGGTGTAAATACAAAATACTACTCAAACAATAAAAAACAAACTTTCAAACAAACATTCTTTTGGGCTGATAAAAACAATAAAAATATCACAAACCTTGAAGAGTTTACAACTATCTTTTTAGAAAAATGTCATATCTCTAAGATGATATGTAAATATATTGTTTTGGCAGAAGTTCCAAAGATTTTGATGATATTAAGACCTTATCAGTATTATGCAGTTGAAGCTATTGTTGATAGGGTTAAAAATACAAATAAAAACGGATATATTTGGCATACAACGGGTTCAGGAAAAACTCTTACATCATTTAAAGCTTCACAAATCTTAGTAAAACTTCCTGAGGTTGATAAGGTAGTTTTTGTTGTAGATAGAAAAGATTTAGATTATCAAACAAGCAAAGAGTTTAATAGCTTTAGTGATGGAAGTGTTGATGGAACTGATAATACAAAAGTTTTAGTAAATCAGTTTTTAGGAGTTCATAGAGATAAAAAAGGTGTTACAAAAGATAGTGACTTAATCATCACAACTATTCAAAAACTAAACACAGCAATATCAAAACCTCACTACTTAAAAGATATGGAAGCTTTAAAAGATAAAAAGATTGTATTTATATTTGATGAGTGCCATAGAAGTCAGTTTGGAGAGACACATAAAAATATCACAAACTTTTTCACAAATGCTCAACTTATAGGATTTACGGGAACTCCAATATTCCCTGAAAATGCAGTTGGAAATAAGTTTGGTAAAAGAACTACAGCTGAACTGTTTAATGAGATACTTCATAGATATGTTATAACTGATGCAATAAGCGATGATAATGTATTGAAGTTTTCAGTTGAATATATTGGAAGATATAAAAGAAAAGATAATGATGAAGTATTTAAAGACTTTGAGGTTGAGGGTATTGATACTAAAGAGCTTATGGAAGATGATAAAAGACTAGAACAAATAGTTGATTATATCATCACAAACCACGATAGAAAAACTCACTCAAAAGAGTTTACAGCTATGATGTGTGTAAGTAGTGTAGAAGTTCTTTGTAAATATTATGAACTGTTCAAAAAGAAAAAACATAATCTAAAGATAGCTACAATCTTCTCATATAGTGCAAATGAAGAGGACAAAGGTGCTGATGGTATATATGACCTTGAAGAATCTGATGGAGCACATATTGATGAATCACATATAAATAAACACTCAAGAGATAAACTTGAAGAGTATATTAGTGATTATAATAAAACCTTTGATACAAAGTTTACTACAAAAGACTCTCAAAGTTTCTACAACTATTACAATGATATTTCAAAAAGAGTAAAAGAGGCTCAAATAGATATTCTTTTAGTTGTAAATATGTTTTTAACTGGTTTTGATAGTCCAAGACTAAATACTTTATACGTAGATAAAAACCTTAAATATCACGGTTTAATTCAAGCTTACAGTAGAACAAACAGAATACTTGGAGAGAAAAAATCTCAAGGTAATATAGTGTGCTTTAGAAATCTAAAGAAATATACAGATGATGCTATTGCACTTTTCTCAAATAAAGAAGCAAAAGATATTATTTTGATGAAGCCTTATGACACTTATGTTAAAAAGTTTAATGAAGCTTTTGTAGAACTAATAAAAATAGCTCCAAGTGTAAATAGTGTTGATGAGATTATTGATGAAGAGAAACAACTAGATTTTATAAAAGCATTTAGAGAGCTGATTAGACTTAAAAATATTCTTGAAGGGTTTAGTGAGTTTAAGTGGTCTGATTTATCTATGACTGAACAGCAGTTTGAAGATTATAAATCTAAATACCTTGATTTATATGAAAAGATAAAAGCTCAAAAAGGTGGTTTAGGAGATGGTAAAACTTCTATTTTAAATGATGTTGATTTTGAACTAGAACTAATCCATAGAGATGAGATAAATGTATCATATATCCTGAAACTTTTAGCAAAATATAAAGAATCATCAAAAGAACACAAAGCAAAACAAAGAGAAAATATTATAAATACTATTAACTCTAATCCTCAGCTTAGAAGTAAAAAAGAGCTTATTGAGAAGTTTATTGATACAACGTTAGAGGGAATTAATCCTGAAGAGATTGAAGAAGAGTTTGATAAGTTCGTTGAAGAAGAGAGAACAGTTGCTTTTGAAGTTTTATGTGCACAAGAGAAATTACATACTGATAAACTAAAAGATGTGATTGATACTTATTTATATGATGGAAGAAAACCACTTAATGATGATGTTGCAGGAACACTTCAAGTCAAACCAAAGTTGCTTGAAAGAAAAACAATCATTCCAAGAGTGCTTGATAAGATTGTAGATTTTGTTGAAAAGTTTTATGATAGGTAA
- a CDS encoding uroporphyrinogen-III synthase: MAKIYLLNSQKYEGIENLEVFQIEFLKKNIDLTKYDALIFTSKNAIYSLDSSNKDWKDVPSYAIAPKTASIIKSLGGKISFIGNSGHGNDFAYELIPLLKDKKALYIKALKTVSDLPKILKENDIFVDEVITYKTSCKESNKVLEDNSIFIFTSPSTIECFFKQYSWKDSYKAIVIGKTTAKYLPKDVNYEISLETSVDECIKLAKQNFFKLNFNHN, encoded by the coding sequence ATGGCTAAAATTTATTTACTTAACTCTCAAAAATATGAGGGTATTGAAAATTTAGAAGTTTTTCAAATAGAATTTTTAAAAAAGAATATTGATTTAACAAAATATGATGCTTTGATATTTACTTCAAAAAATGCTATTTACTCTTTAGATTCATCTAATAAAGATTGGAAAGATGTTCCTTCATATGCAATTGCACCTAAAACTGCAAGTATTATTAAAAGTCTAGGTGGTAAAATATCATTTATAGGTAATTCAGGTCATGGAAATGATTTTGCATATGAATTAATACCTTTATTAAAAGATAAAAAAGCTTTATATATAAAAGCTTTAAAAACTGTTTCAGATTTACCAAAAATTTTAAAGGAAAATGATATTTTTGTTGATGAAGTTATTACATATAAGACTTCTTGTAAAGAATCAAATAAAGTTTTAGAAGATAATTCTATATTTATTTTTACTTCTCCTTCAACAATTGAATGTTTCTTTAAACAATACTCATGGAAAGATTCTTATAAAGCAATTGTAATTGGAAAAACAACAGCAAAATATCTACCAAAAGATGTTAATTATGAAATAAGTTTAGAAACCTCTGTAGATGAATGTATAAAACTAGCAAAGCAAAATTTTTTTAAACTCAATTTTAATCATAATTAG
- the der gene encoding ribosome biogenesis GTPase Der, translated as MDKTLKKIALIGQPNVGKSSLFNRIANKRIAIVSDMAGTTRDIRKHEIEIMDRKALMLDTGGIDETNDAIFSNVKRKAIETAKEADIILFMVDGKNIPDDKDKELFYELQRLGKELALVVNKIDNDKELERLWEFFEFGIGDENLFGISVSHNRGTKNLFEWIYQHLPVNLETVAREEAEALRKEREENFDFDDEEDYSLESDEDFVKEEVTEIDENKINVAIIGRVNVGKSSILNAILGEERSVVSPIAGTTIDPVDESFEFKDKQITFVDTAGLRRRGSIEGIEKYALMRTKEMLEKANMALVVLDASRELTDLDEKIAGLVDEYGLGTIIVLNKWDENMDTFQKMEEEIRRRFRFLSYAPIIAVSAKTGRSIERLKDKIIEIFNNYTQRIPTSQLNRVIEEAVIRHSLPSPNGAYLRIYYATQFSTRPPRIALVMNKPSLLHFTYKRYLINFLREQFNFEGTPIHVIARGKNDKMGDEEYLERDK; from the coding sequence ATGGATAAAACACTAAAAAAGATTGCACTAATAGGGCAACCAAATGTAGGAAAATCATCATTATTTAATAGAATTGCAAATAAAAGAATTGCAATTGTATCTGATATGGCAGGAACTACAAGAGATATTAGAAAACACGAAATTGAAATAATGGATAGAAAAGCATTAATGTTAGATACAGGTGGTATCGATGAAACTAATGATGCTATATTTTCAAATGTAAAAAGAAAAGCTATAGAAACAGCAAAAGAGGCTGATATAATACTTTTTATGGTTGATGGTAAAAATATACCTGATGATAAAGATAAAGAATTATTTTATGAGCTTCAAAGATTAGGGAAAGAGTTAGCCTTAGTTGTAAATAAAATTGATAATGATAAAGAATTAGAAAGACTTTGGGAGTTTTTTGAATTTGGTATTGGAGATGAAAACCTTTTTGGAATTTCAGTTTCTCATAATAGAGGAACAAAAAATCTATTTGAATGGATTTACCAACACCTTCCTGTTAATCTTGAAACAGTTGCACGTGAAGAAGCAGAGGCTTTAAGAAAAGAAAGAGAAGAAAATTTTGATTTTGATGATGAAGAAGATTATTCTTTAGAATCAGATGAAGATTTTGTTAAAGAAGAAGTTACTGAAATTGATGAAAATAAAATCAATGTTGCAATTATAGGAAGAGTAAATGTTGGAAAATCTTCTATACTTAATGCAATTTTAGGTGAAGAACGTTCAGTTGTTTCTCCAATTGCTGGAACTACAATTGACCCAGTTGATGAATCGTTTGAATTTAAAGATAAACAAATTACTTTCGTTGATACAGCAGGTCTTAGACGTAGAGGAAGTATAGAAGGTATTGAAAAATATGCTTTAATGAGAACTAAAGAGATGTTAGAAAAAGCAAATATGGCTTTAGTTGTTTTAGATGCTTCAAGAGAACTAACAGATTTAGATGAAAAAATTGCTGGGCTTGTTGATGAGTATGGTTTAGGAACAATTATTGTTTTAAATAAATGGGATGAAAATATGGATACCTTCCAAAAAATGGAAGAAGAAATAAGAAGAAGATTTAGATTTTTATCTTATGCTCCAATAATTGCAGTTTCTGCAAAAACAGGAAGAAGTATAGAAAGACTAAAAGATAAAATTATTGAAATTTTCAATAACTATACACAAAGAATTCCAACTTCTCAATTAAATAGAGTAATTGAAGAAGCTGTAATTAGACATTCACTTCCAAGTCCAAATGGTGCTTATTTAAGAATTTATTATGCAACACAATTTAGTACTAGACCACCAAGAATTGCACTTGTAATGAATAAACCAAGTCTTTTACACTTTACGTATAAAAGATATTTAATTAACTTCTTAAGAGAACAGTTCAATTTTGAAGGAACTCCAATTCACGTAATTGCACGTGGTAAAAACGATAAAATGGGTGATGAAGAGTATTTAGAAAGAGATAAATAG
- a CDS encoding SulP family inorganic anion transporter: MNRVKNDIFAGITAAVVALPLALAFGVASGAGAIAGLYGAIILGFFAALFGGTPTQISGPTGPMTVVFASAIAAFPNDFSTVMTIVFLAGLMQISFGIVGIGKWIKYIPYPVISGFMCGIGVIIIILQINPFLGVDSYTSIIYTVTHLLDTFGKINYEAVILATLTLIIMFLTPKKISKIIPPALIALVSMTLLSIFLSFQVKVIGEIPMGLPDFVLPMSFDILKLSTILTLSITLALLASIDSLLTSVVADSKTKTKHDSKKELIGQGIGNAICSFFGAIPGAGATMRTVININSGATTKLSGMVHSITLLLIVLFLAPLASKIPLAVLSGILVKVGFDILDYKFLKVLTKITKQNLIIMITVFLLTVFVDLIMAVGVGITISSIMAVYQVSRNTQIKTARSKVSFDIDIENQDVKIIKVNGSLFFGTAAFLEDKLEKVKNCKKIIIDCKNVSFFDISAIFTLEEIIEKFKSKDLEIILVLRYRHKRKILSVDNDNVFKKIRMYSNLDDAINYTQKYELIHG, translated from the coding sequence TTGAATAGAGTTAAAAATGATATTTTTGCAGGAATAACTGCTGCCGTTGTAGCTTTACCATTAGCTTTAGCTTTTGGAGTTGCAAGTGGTGCGGGTGCAATTGCTGGATTATATGGTGCTATAATTTTAGGTTTTTTTGCTGCTTTATTTGGAGGAACTCCAACTCAAATTTCAGGTCCAACAGGACCAATGACCGTTGTTTTTGCATCTGCAATTGCAGCCTTCCCAAATGATTTTTCTACTGTTATGACTATTGTTTTCCTTGCTGGTTTAATGCAAATTTCTTTTGGAATAGTAGGAATTGGTAAATGGATAAAATATATTCCATATCCAGTAATTTCTGGTTTTATGTGTGGAATTGGTGTTATTATCATTATTTTACAAATTAATCCATTTTTAGGTGTGGATTCATACACATCAATCATTTATACAGTAACTCACTTACTTGATACTTTTGGAAAAATTAATTATGAAGCAGTAATTCTTGCTACACTTACTTTGATTATTATGTTTTTAACTCCTAAAAAAATATCAAAAATCATACCTCCTGCTTTAATTGCTCTTGTTTCAATGACACTATTATCAATATTTTTAAGTTTTCAAGTAAAAGTTATTGGTGAAATTCCTATGGGATTACCTGATTTTGTTTTACCAATGTCTTTTGATATTTTAAAACTAAGTACGATTTTAACATTGTCTATTACATTAGCTTTATTAGCTTCTATTGATTCTCTTTTAACTTCTGTTGTTGCTGATTCAAAAACAAAAACAAAACATGATTCTAAAAAAGAGTTGATTGGGCAAGGAATTGGAAATGCCATTTGTTCTTTCTTTGGTGCAATTCCAGGAGCAGGGGCAACAATGAGAACTGTAATAAATATTAATAGTGGAGCAACAACAAAACTATCAGGAATGGTTCATTCAATAACACTTTTGTTAATAGTTTTATTTTTAGCTCCTCTTGCTTCAAAAATCCCATTAGCAGTATTATCTGGAATTTTGGTAAAAGTAGGTTTTGATATTTTAGATTATAAATTTTTAAAAGTTTTAACAAAAATAACAAAACAAAATTTAATTATTATGATTACTGTTTTTTTACTAACTGTATTTGTAGATTTAATTATGGCAGTTGGTGTTGGTATAACAATTTCATCAATTATGGCTGTTTATCAAGTTTCAAGAAATACACAAATAAAAACTGCTCGTTCAAAAGTATCTTTTGATATAGATATAGAAAATCAAGATGTAAAAATCATAAAAGTAAATGGTTCTTTATTTTTTGGAACGGCTGCATTTCTTGAAGATAAATTAGAAAAAGTTAAGAATTGTAAAAAAATTATAATTGATTGTAAAAATGTATCCTTTTTTGATATTTCTGCAATATTTACTTTAGAAGAAATTATTGAAAAATTCAAAAGTAAAGATTTGGAAATAATTTTAGTTCTTAGATATAGACATAAAAGAAAAATACTATCTGTAGATAATGATAACGTGTTTAAAAAGATTAGAATGTATTCAAATTTAGATGATGCGATAAATTATACGCAAAAATATGAATTAATTCATGGCTAA